TGGACCTGCGGGTCCTGCTGCGGGCCTGGTACCGGACACAACGTCCCGAGTACCTGCGGATGGTCACGCACACGCTGGAAAAGATGTCGCACGGCGGCATCTACGACCATCTCGGCGGAGGCTTTCATCGATACGCGGTCGACGAAATGTGGCTGGTGCCTCACTTCGAAAAGATGCTTTACGACAACGCCCTGTTGACGGTCGCCTGTCTCGAAACGCATCAGGCAACCGGCAAGCCGAGCCATGCCGCCGTGGCCCGCGAAACGCTGGAATACGTCCTGCGCGAAATGACCCATCAAGCGGGAGGCTTCTCGAGCACGCAAGACGCCGACAGCGAGGGCGAAGAGGGCAAGTACTATGTCTGGACGCCGCAGGAGGTCGAACAGGTGCTCGGTCCCGAGCGAGCCAAGACGTTCTGCTACGTCTACGACGTCTCGCCGGGCGGGAATTTCGAAGGGCACAACATCCTCAATCTGCCCAAGACGCTGCCGCAATGCGCGGCGATCCTCAACCGGCCGCTTGCCGAGCTGACGGCCGAACTGGCCGCAGCCCGGGCCGAGCTGCTCCGGGTGCGCGAGCGCCGCGTCCCGCCGGCGCTCGACGACAAGGTGATCGTGGCGTGGAACGGTTTGATGATCGAGGCATTCGCCCTGGGCGGCGCGGTGCTCGACGAACCGCGCTACACCGAGGTCGCGGCCAACGCCGCGAGTTTCGTGCTGCAGCAGATGCGGCGCGCTGATGGGCGAGTGTTGCACACCTGGAGAGCAGGCGCGGCACGGATCGACGCTTACCTCGACGATTATGCCTGCCTCGCGAGCGCGCTGGTGACGCTCTACGAAACCACCTTCGACGAGCGCTGGCTGACCGAGGCGGTGGCGTTGTGCGACATCGTGCTGGCGCAGTTTGGCGATGGGAACGAGCCGGGGTTCTTCTACACGGCCCAGGATCACGAGCCGCTCATCAGTCGCCAAAAGGACGTCATTGACAGTTCGGTGCCCAGCGGCAACGCCGTCGCGGTGACCGTGCTCGTGCGGCTGGGCAAGCTGTTAGGCCGCGATGATTACCTCACGGCGGCCGAGCGCACGCTCGCCGGGTGCGCGCGCCTCATGGAACAATCGTCGACCGCCATGG
This region of Pirellulales bacterium genomic DNA includes:
- a CDS encoding thioredoxin domain-containing protein, with product MPNRLAAESSPYLLQHAENPVDWYPWGDEAFVRARAEDRPIFLSIGYSACHWCHVMEHESFENAEIARLLNENFVSIKVDREERPDVDAIYMTAVQLITGRGGWPMSVFLTHDKQPFYGGTYWPPHPKHGMPGFDQVLNAVLDAWRNRRAQAIDQAGQLTAHVQKAGTLAATPQALPSDPVSPAAAQLERAFDTRNGGFGGAPKFPHPMDLRVLLRAWYRTQRPEYLRMVTHTLEKMSHGGIYDHLGGGFHRYAVDEMWLVPHFEKMLYDNALLTVACLETHQATGKPSHAAVARETLEYVLREMTHQAGGFSSTQDADSEGEEGKYYVWTPQEVEQVLGPERAKTFCYVYDVSPGGNFEGHNILNLPKTLPQCAAILNRPLAELTAELAAARAELLRVRERRVPPALDDKVIVAWNGLMIEAFALGGAVLDEPRYTEVAANAASFVLQQMRRADGRVLHTWRAGAARIDAYLDDYACLASALVTLYETTFDERWLTEAVALCDIVLAQFGDGNEPGFFYTAQDHEPLISRQKDVIDSSVPSGNAVAVTVLVRLGKLLGRDDYLTAAERTLAGCARLMEQSSTAMGQMLLAADLLVGPTPEIVLVGHRDGADVRAAVRDFWSHFVASRVLALREPQATAGGLLASTFAGKESAGAEPTVYLCQNFACDAPVSGLEAVLATWRKLSRRAD